The DNA sequence TCGCCCACCAGTTGGCAGCGGCTCCCCACAGCATCGGTGAGCGCCTTCCAACCCGCCCAGTCGTTCTCGTCCAGCGCGTCCTCGATCGACCGGATCGGATAGCGCTCGACCCAGTCGCTCCAGAACTCGACCATCCCGGCGGCGTCGCGCCGCTCCCCGCCCGACCAGGGAAACTCGTAGCCGCCGTTCCGGAACAACTCGCTCGCGGCCGCGTCGATGGCCAGCACGATGTCGTCGCCCACGCGGTAGCCGGCCTTGGCGATCGCTTCCAGCACCACCTCCACCGCTTCTTCGTTGCTCCCCAGGTCCGGAGCGAACCCACCCTCGTCACCGACCGCGGTGTTCTTTCCTTGGGAGGAGAGGACCTTCTTCAACGAATGGAACACTTCGGTGCCCATGCGCAGCCCCTCCGAGAAGGAGCTGGCCCCGATGGGCATGACCATGAACTCCTGCAGGTCGACGTTGTTGGGAGCATGCGCCCCGCCGTTGAGGATGTTCATCATCGGCACGGGAAGCAGGGTTGCCTCGGGGCCCCCCAGATAGCGGTACAAGGGCTGTCCCGCGGCAGCGGCTGCGGCACGCGCCGTGGCCATCGAGACGGCGAGCAGCGCGTTGGCGCCCAGGCGGCCCTTGTTGGGGGTGCCGTCCACTTCGATCATCCGTCGATCGAGCGCGGACTGGTCGGACGCCTCCATGCCCAGGACCGCCGCGCGCAGCTCTCCACTAACGTTGGCCACCGCGGAGCGCACTCCCTTCCCCACATAGCGGCCCTTGTCCCCGTCCCGTAGCTCGACGGCCTCGTGCTCGCCCGTGGACGCTCCGCTGGGTACGGCCGCCCGACCCTGGGTGCCTCCCTCCAGGACCACGTCGGCCTCGACCGTGGGGTTGCCCCTGGAATCCAGGATCTCGCGGGCACGGACTTCGATGATCTTCGGCAACGGACTACTCCCTGGTGTTTCTCTGTGTGCACGCTTGGGGCCCGCGACGCGCGAGCCTCGAGACTCCGCCTACTCCGGGGCTGCGAACTCACCGACCGGCGAGCTGCCCCCGCCGATGGACTCCTTGAGCTCCGCCACCGCCCTGTACGACCGCTGGAGCAACGCTTCACGGTCCTCGTGTGTCAAGCCCTTGGTGGGGATGGACTCGCCCACCTTGATGCGAATGCGTCCCGGTCGGATGAAGAAGCTGCCCTTGGGCATGACCGGTCGCGTTCCGCTGATGGCGATGGGCACGATCGGGACCTGCGCCTGGATGCCCAGCACGAAGGCGCCCTTCTTGAAGGGCTGCAACGCGCCGGTGGGCGAGCGCGTGCCTTCCGGGAAAAGCACGATGGTCAGCCGATCGGAGCGGATGCGCCCCGCCGCCTCCTGCAACGAGTGCACGGCCGAGCCCCGGTCGGACCGGTCCACCGAGATGTGCCCGCAC is a window from the Gemmatimonadota bacterium genome containing:
- the eno gene encoding phosphopyruvate hydratase, encoding MPKIIEVRAREILDSRGNPTVEADVVLEGGTQGRAAVPSGASTGEHEAVELRDGDKGRYVGKGVRSAVANVSGELRAAVLGMEASDQSALDRRMIEVDGTPNKGRLGANALLAVSMATARAAAAAAGQPLYRYLGGPEATLLPVPMMNILNGGAHAPNNVDLQEFMVMPIGASSFSEGLRMGTEVFHSLKKVLSSQGKNTAVGDEGGFAPDLGSNEEAVEVVLEAIAKAGYRVGDDIVLAIDAAASELFRNGGYEFPWSGGERRDAAGMVEFWSDWVERYPIRSIEDALDENDWAGWKALTDAVGSRCQLVGDDLFVTNSERLQRGIDQGVANAILIKVNQIGTLTETLEAIGLATRAGYRSVISHRSGETEDTFIADLAVATGAGQIKTGSASRTDRVAKYNQLLRIEEELGSRARYPGRSLWG
- a CDS encoding lysophospholipid acyltransferase family protein, whose product is MLRTAWVLTYGALLTAAYASWALLTGLFRPAKALCRCDQLARRWGQKIVRASGSTVEVEGAEHIDPDQPHILVGNHESWFDVFAVLGHLPGRFRFVAKKELARIPIFGQAWRMCGHISVDRSDRGSAVHSLQEAAGRIRSDRLTIVLFPEGTRSPTGALQPFKKGAFVLGIQAQVPIVPIAISGTRPVMPKGSFFIRPGRIRIKVGESIPTKGLTHEDREALLQRSYRAVAELKESIGGGSSPVGEFAAPE